One Mangifera indica cultivar Alphonso chromosome 4, CATAS_Mindica_2.1, whole genome shotgun sequence genomic region harbors:
- the LOC123213076 gene encoding cyclin-dependent kinase A-1-like isoform X4: MNIKILLFNSFNLSSLTSLSLFNVQEEIGGDSFGKFERCTDNGDNGKPVYVKSYRIEDVGLGVPISLICQISLLKQMDHPRITRLQEVLISITASRVYQVFEYAGPNLKDFLKNSQETAGNRQLTKSFMHQILTGIYYYHSNNFVHGFLTPYQLLIDIKNNRLKVAHVGMAVTPSFKAPEIMLGFKNYSFPADVWSIGCIFAEMVLLKPLFGSADEFHERGRIFSFMGTPNEETMPGVTAAYEYLHCFTKHEPKDLSPIFRDHLEPAGFDLLMYM, translated from the exons TTCAATGTGCAGGAGGAGATTGGAGGCGATTCTTTTGGTAAGTTTGAGCGGTGTACAGACAATGGAGATAATGGCAAGCCTGTTTATGTGAAGTCATATCGCATTGAAGATGTTGGTTTAGGCGTTCCAATCTCATTAATCTGCCAAATTTCCCTCCTCAAACAGATGGATCATCCAAGAATTACTAG ACTGCAGGAAGTTTTAATCAGCATCACTGCCAGTCGCGTGTATCAAGTTTTTGAGTATGCAGGTCCTAATCTAAAAGATTTCTTGAAAAATTCTCAAGAGACTGCCGGGAATCGACAATTAACAAAA AGCTTTATGCATCAGATTCTCACTGGAATCTATTATTATCACTCGAACAATTTTGTCCACGGATTCTTAACTCCTTACCAACTGCTGATAGATATTAAAAACAATAGATTGAAAGTGGCTCATGTTGGAATG GCTGTTACTCCCTCTTTCAAGGCACCTGAAATTATGCTTGGTTTCAAAAACTACTCTTTCCCTGCTGATGTATGGTCCATCGGTTGCATATTTGCTGAGATGGTCCTCCTCAAGCCTCTATTTGGCAGTGCTGATGAATTTCATGAAAGAGGCAGGATATTCAG CTTTATGGGTACACCGAATGAAGAAACCATGCCTGGAGTGACTGCAGCATATGAATATCTCCATTGTTTTACGAAACATGAACCTAAG GATCTTTCACCAATTTTCCGCGACCACCTTGAGCCAGCTGGTTTTGATCTTCTTATG tacatgtga
- the LOC123213076 gene encoding cyclin-dependent kinase A-1-like isoform X3 produces MARFNVQEEIGGDSFGKFERCTDNGDNGKPVYVKSYRIEDVGLGVPISLICQISLLKQMDHPRITRLQEVLISITASRVYQVFEYAGPNLKDFLKNSQETAGNRQLTKSFMHQILTGIYYYHSNNFVHGFLTPYQLLIDIKNNRLKVAHVGMAVTPSFKAPEIMLGFKNYSFPADVWSIGCIFAEMVLLKPLFGSADEFHERGRIFSFMGTPNEETMPGVTAAYEYLHCFTKHEPKDLSPIFRDHLEPAGFDLLMRMLRMNPRKRITVDEALRHEYFQNVYIPNQK; encoded by the exons TTCAATGTGCAGGAGGAGATTGGAGGCGATTCTTTTGGTAAGTTTGAGCGGTGTACAGACAATGGAGATAATGGCAAGCCTGTTTATGTGAAGTCATATCGCATTGAAGATGTTGGTTTAGGCGTTCCAATCTCATTAATCTGCCAAATTTCCCTCCTCAAACAGATGGATCATCCAAGAATTACTAG ACTGCAGGAAGTTTTAATCAGCATCACTGCCAGTCGCGTGTATCAAGTTTTTGAGTATGCAGGTCCTAATCTAAAAGATTTCTTGAAAAATTCTCAAGAGACTGCCGGGAATCGACAATTAACAAAA AGCTTTATGCATCAGATTCTCACTGGAATCTATTATTATCACTCGAACAATTTTGTCCACGGATTCTTAACTCCTTACCAACTGCTGATAGATATTAAAAACAATAGATTGAAAGTGGCTCATGTTGGAATG GCTGTTACTCCCTCTTTCAAGGCACCTGAAATTATGCTTGGTTTCAAAAACTACTCTTTCCCTGCTGATGTATGGTCCATCGGTTGCATATTTGCTGAGATGGTCCTCCTCAAGCCTCTATTTGGCAGTGCTGATGAATTTCATGAAAGAGGCAGGATATTCAG CTTTATGGGTACACCGAATGAAGAAACCATGCCTGGAGTGACTGCAGCATATGAATATCTCCATTGTTTTACGAAACATGAACCTAAG GATCTTTCACCAATTTTCCGCGACCACCTTGAGCCAGCTGGTTTTGATCTTCTTATG AGAATGCTACGTATGAATCCAAGGAAGAGAATCACGGTTGATGAAGCTTTGAGGCATGAATACTTCCAGAATGTGTATATTCCAAACCAAAAATGA
- the LOC123213076 gene encoding cyclin-dependent kinase A-1-like isoform X2: MARFNVQEEIGGDSFGKFERCTDNGDNGKPVYVKSYRIEDVGLGVPISLICQISLLKQMDHPRITRLQEVLISITASRVYQVFEYAGPNLKDFLKNSQETAGNRQLTKSFMHQILTGIYYYHSNNFVHGFLTPYQLLIDIKNNRLKVAHVGMAVTPSFKAPEIMLGFKNYSFPADVWSIGCIFAEMVLLKPLFGSADEFHERGRIFSFMGTPNEETMPGVTAAYEYLHCFTKHEPKDLSPIFRDHLEPAGFDLLMRMLRMNPRKRITVDEALRHEYFQNVYIPNQK, from the exons ATGGCAAGG TTCAATGTGCAGGAGGAGATTGGAGGCGATTCTTTTGGTAAGTTTGAGCGGTGTACAGACAATGGAGATAATGGCAAGCCTGTTTATGTGAAGTCATATCGCATTGAAGATGTTGGTTTAGGCGTTCCAATCTCATTAATCTGCCAAATTTCCCTCCTCAAACAGATGGATCATCCAAGAATTACTAG ACTGCAGGAAGTTTTAATCAGCATCACTGCCAGTCGCGTGTATCAAGTTTTTGAGTATGCAGGTCCTAATCTAAAAGATTTCTTGAAAAATTCTCAAGAGACTGCCGGGAATCGACAATTAACAAAA AGCTTTATGCATCAGATTCTCACTGGAATCTATTATTATCACTCGAACAATTTTGTCCACGGATTCTTAACTCCTTACCAACTGCTGATAGATATTAAAAACAATAGATTGAAAGTGGCTCATGTTGGAATG GCTGTTACTCCCTCTTTCAAGGCACCTGAAATTATGCTTGGTTTCAAAAACTACTCTTTCCCTGCTGATGTATGGTCCATCGGTTGCATATTTGCTGAGATGGTCCTCCTCAAGCCTCTATTTGGCAGTGCTGATGAATTTCATGAAAGAGGCAGGATATTCAG CTTTATGGGTACACCGAATGAAGAAACCATGCCTGGAGTGACTGCAGCATATGAATATCTCCATTGTTTTACGAAACATGAACCTAAG GATCTTTCACCAATTTTCCGCGACCACCTTGAGCCAGCTGGTTTTGATCTTCTTATG AGAATGCTACGTATGAATCCAAGGAAGAGAATCACGGTTGATGAAGCTTTGAGGCATGAATACTTCCAGAATGTGTATATTCCAAACCAAAAATGA
- the LOC123213076 gene encoding cyclin-dependent kinase A-1-like isoform X1: MNIKILLFNSFNLSSLTSLSLFNVQEEIGGDSFGKFERCTDNGDNGKPVYVKSYRIEDVGLGVPISLICQISLLKQMDHPRITRLQEVLISITASRVYQVFEYAGPNLKDFLKNSQETAGNRQLTKSFMHQILTGIYYYHSNNFVHGFLTPYQLLIDIKNNRLKVAHVGMAVTPSFKAPEIMLGFKNYSFPADVWSIGCIFAEMVLLKPLFGSADEFHERGRIFSFMGTPNEETMPGVTAAYEYLHCFTKHEPKDLSPIFRDHLEPAGFDLLMRMLRMNPRKRITVDEALRHEYFQNVYIPNQK, from the exons TTCAATGTGCAGGAGGAGATTGGAGGCGATTCTTTTGGTAAGTTTGAGCGGTGTACAGACAATGGAGATAATGGCAAGCCTGTTTATGTGAAGTCATATCGCATTGAAGATGTTGGTTTAGGCGTTCCAATCTCATTAATCTGCCAAATTTCCCTCCTCAAACAGATGGATCATCCAAGAATTACTAG ACTGCAGGAAGTTTTAATCAGCATCACTGCCAGTCGCGTGTATCAAGTTTTTGAGTATGCAGGTCCTAATCTAAAAGATTTCTTGAAAAATTCTCAAGAGACTGCCGGGAATCGACAATTAACAAAA AGCTTTATGCATCAGATTCTCACTGGAATCTATTATTATCACTCGAACAATTTTGTCCACGGATTCTTAACTCCTTACCAACTGCTGATAGATATTAAAAACAATAGATTGAAAGTGGCTCATGTTGGAATG GCTGTTACTCCCTCTTTCAAGGCACCTGAAATTATGCTTGGTTTCAAAAACTACTCTTTCCCTGCTGATGTATGGTCCATCGGTTGCATATTTGCTGAGATGGTCCTCCTCAAGCCTCTATTTGGCAGTGCTGATGAATTTCATGAAAGAGGCAGGATATTCAG CTTTATGGGTACACCGAATGAAGAAACCATGCCTGGAGTGACTGCAGCATATGAATATCTCCATTGTTTTACGAAACATGAACCTAAG GATCTTTCACCAATTTTCCGCGACCACCTTGAGCCAGCTGGTTTTGATCTTCTTATG AGAATGCTACGTATGAATCCAAGGAAGAGAATCACGGTTGATGAAGCTTTGAGGCATGAATACTTCCAGAATGTGTATATTCCAAACCAAAAATGA